CGCGCCCCCGGCAGTGAACCCTCTTTCAGGAAACCCCCATGAACGCCTTCACCCTGGTTTTTGCCGCCCTGTGCCTGTTCGCCATCGGCTACCGGTTCTACGGGCTGACCCTGGCCCGCCGCATGCTGCGCCTGGACCCCGGCCGCCCCACCCCGGCCGTGGCCATGGGCGACGGCGTGGACTACGTGAAAACCGACCGCTATGTGCTCTTTGGGCACCACTTCGCGGCCATCGCCGCGGCAGGCCCCCTTCTGGGGCCGGTTCTGGCCGCCCAGTACGGCTATCTGCCCGGGGCCCTGTGGATCCTCATCGGCTGCGTCCTGGCCGGGGGGGTGCATGACATGGTGGTGCTGTTCTGCTCCGTGCGCCACAAGGGCAAAAGCCTGGGCCGCATCGCCCGCCTGGAGATCGGAACCTTCGCCGGCAGGGCGGCCGCCGTGGCCGTGCTGTTCATCCTGATCCTGACCCTGGCGGGCTTAAGCCTGGCCGTGGTCGGGGCCATGCACGACAGCCCCTGGGGGGCCTTCACCGTCGCGGCCACCATCCCCATCGCCATCCTCATGGGGCTGTACCTGCACGTCTGGCGGCGCGGCGACGTGCGCGGGGCCAGCCTTTTGGGCGTGGCCCTGCTCTTTGCGACCATCCTGGTCGGTCCCTACGTGGCCTCGCACCCGGTCCTGTCCGCGTGGTTCACCTATTCCCGCAAGGAACTGTCCATCCTCATCCCGGCTTACGGCCTCGTGGCCTCGACCCTGCCGGTGTGGCTTTTGCTGTGTCCACGCGACTACCTGTCCACGTACCTCAAAATCGGCACCATCGGGCTTCTGGCCCTGGGCATCCTGTGGGTGCGCCCCGACCTGTCCATGCCCGCCCTGACGCCTTTCATCCACGGCGGCGGCCCCATCATCCCGGGCGCGGTCTACCCCTTTGTGTTCATCACCATCGCCTGTGGGGCGCTGTCGGGGTTCCACGCCATCATCGGCACGGGCACCACGCCCAAAATGATCGGCAACGAACGGGACATCCTGTTCGTGGGCTACGGGGCCATGCTGGTGGA
Above is a genomic segment from Desulfolutivibrio sulfodismutans DSM 3696 containing:
- a CDS encoding carbon starvation CstA family protein; translation: MNAFTLVFAALCLFAIGYRFYGLTLARRMLRLDPGRPTPAVAMGDGVDYVKTDRYVLFGHHFAAIAAAGPLLGPVLAAQYGYLPGALWILIGCVLAGGVHDMVVLFCSVRHKGKSLGRIARLEIGTFAGRAAAVAVLFILILTLAGLSLAVVGAMHDSPWGAFTVAATIPIAILMGLYLHVWRRGDVRGASLLGVALLFATILVGPYVASHPVLSAWFTYSRKELSILIPAYGLVASTLPVWLLLCPRDYLSTYLKIGTIGLLALGILWVRPDLSMPALTPFIHGGGPIIPGAVYPFVFITIACGALSGFHAIIGTGTTPKMIGNERDILFVGYGAMLVEGLVAIMALIAACVLVPADYFAINASPEVFANMGLTTVDLDELSRAVGEKLHGRTGGAVSLAVGMAYIFASLPFMTELDAYWYHFAIMFEAVFILTAVDTGTRVGRFFVQEMLSRVWPQFGREKWWPGIVISGAIFTLAWGYLVYTGDISTIWPLFGMSNQLLAACGLIIGTTMLIRLGRARYAWSTAVPGLFMAVTTMVAGYQSILGNFLPKGRYLLAVLGITVMILMAVVMALAVRRWVELLRTGRPVTDPHGDTVLAVVPD